A window from Brachyhypopomus gauderio isolate BG-103 chromosome 6, BGAUD_0.2, whole genome shotgun sequence encodes these proteins:
- the cldnk gene encoding claudin k encodes MATTGMQLLGLVLSIMGWVGGFLVCLMPMWRVTAFIGNNIVTAQTTWEGLWMNCIIQSTGEIQCKVYDSLLALPSDMQAARGLTVLSVLFCSLALTLGVLGIKCTKCVGLPSLEARLARVAGIIFVVAGFLYLIPICWTAHSIIRDFYDPYVAAPHKRELGPALYLGWGGSALMLIGGSLLYAGSSPPGVPSSPTFSSGESSPRRAGGTTQVKGYV; translated from the coding sequence ATGGCGACCACGGGAATGCAGCTCCTGGGTCTCGTCCTGTCCATCATGGGCTGGGTGGGCGGGTTCCTGGTCTGCCTCATGCCCATGTGGCGTGTGACCGCCTTCATCGGCAACAACATCGTGACGGCGCAGACCACGTGGGAGGGCCTGTGGATGAACTGCATCATTCAGAGCACCGGTGAGATCCAGTGTAAGGTGTACGACAGCCTGCTGGCCCTGCCCAGCGACATGCAGGCGGCCCGCGGCCTCACCGTGCTCTCCGTCTTGTTCTGCTCCCTGGCCCTCACGCTGGGCGTGCTCGGGATCAAGTGCACCAAGTGCGTGGGGCTCCCGAGCCTGGAGGCCCGCCTGGCCCGCGTGGCCGGCATCATCTTCGTCGTCGCCGGCTTCCTCTACCTCATCCCCATCTGCTGGACGGCCCACTCCATCATCAGGGATTTCTACGACCCCTACGTGGCAGCCCCACACAAGCGCGAGCTAGGCCCCGCGCTCTACCTGGGCTGGGGCGGCTCCGCCCTGATGCTGATTGGTGGGTCGTTGCTCTACGCCGGATCCAGCCCCCCGGgtgtcccctcctcccccaccttcAGTAGTGGGGAAAGTAGCCCCCGCAGGGCTGGAGGAACCACACAGGTCAAAGGTTATGTTTAA